One genomic region from Papaver somniferum cultivar HN1 unplaced genomic scaffold, ASM357369v1 unplaced-scaffold_24, whole genome shotgun sequence encodes:
- the LOC113341040 gene encoding potassium channel AKT1-like: MEKRSGGGVFRVKMCGEEIAEQMSMDGSHYSLSSGILPPLGARSNRRLKLRRFIISPYDPNYRYWQNFLVLLVAYTAWVSPFEFGFMIKPEGGLAITDNIVNAFFAIDIVLTFFVAFLDRNTYLFVDNRRDIAIRYAKTWLILDVIATIPSELARKVVGSQYGFITMLRLWRLRRVSSMFARLEKDRNFNYFWLRCAKLVCVTIFAVHCAACFYYTIAARHKHPERTWLGASFGNFHEQSLGIQYVTSIYWSITTLTTVGYGDLHPVTTVEMVFDIFYMLFNLGLTSYLIGNMTNLVVHGTSRTRKFRDAIQAASSFANRNHLPERLQDQMLSHLCLKFRTDSEGLQQQETLEALPKAIRSSISHFLFYNLVDKAYLFRGVSNDLLFQLVSEMKAEYFPPKEDVILQNEAPTDFYILVTGAVELVVHKNGIEQVVGELKTGDICGEIGVLCYKPQLFQVRTKRLSQLLRLNRTAFLNIVQANVGDGTIIMNNLLQHLKEMNDPVMQGVLTETENMLAHGKLDLPLSLCFATLRGDDLLLHQLLRKGDDPNESDNSGRTALHIAAAKGSENCVVLLLDYGADPNSRDSEGNVPLWEALVGQHDSVVKLLIDNGGNLFSGDIGQFACTAVEQNSLDLLKKIVEHGGDVTLPKSNGTTALHVAVCDGNVEIVKFLLEQGCDIDKPAGDGWTPRNLADQQAHEEIKLLFASKPEPKIQRAVSVDPVTDSSNNNNNFITRYRSEPTIIHPIPNEAGRTPSMEVLWRGNRQRRRTSNFHNSLFGIMSVAHAGDRNSSSEYEPGTPAHNLPELYPARVTISCPEVGETKGKLVLLPKSLEELFGIGAAKFGFSATRVLTKSKAEIDDIGLIRDGDHLILVSDNWTVGTSDT, translated from the exons ATGGAGAAACGAAGTGGCGGTGGTGTGTTTAGGGTAAAAATGTGTGGGGAAGAAATAGCAGAACAGATGTCAATGGATGGAAGCCATTACAGTCTTTCTTCTGGAATATTACCTCCTCTTGGTGCTAGGAGTAATCGCAGACTCAAACTTCGTAGATTCATTATTTCTCCTTATGATCCTAATTACAG ATATTGGCAAAATTTTCTGGTTCTTCTGGTTGCATACACAGCTTGGGTATCTCCATTTGAATTTGGGTTTATGATAAAACCAGAAGGAGGACTAGCCATTACAGATAATATCGTCAATGCATTCTTTGCAATTGATATTGTTCTCACTTTCTTTGTTGCCTTCCTTGACCGGAATACGTACCTGTTCGTTGATAACCGTAGGGATATTGCTATAAGATATGCAAAAACTTGGTTGATACTTGATGTTATAGCTACAATCCCATCGGAACTTGCTCGGAAAGTGGTTGGTTCCCAGTATGGTTTCATTACTATGCTTCGGCTCTGGCGTCTCCGTAGAGTTAGTTCTATGTTTGCTAG ATTGGAGAAAGATAGGAACTTTAACTACTTTTGGCTGAGGTGTGCAAAGCTTGTCTGC GTTACTATATTTGCCGTTCACTGTGCTGCGTGTTTCTATTATACTATCGCTGCACGTCACAAACACCCCGAAAGAACGTGGCTTGGTGCATCTTTTGGTAACTTTCATGAGCAAAGTCTGGGAATTCAGTATGTTACATCGATTTATTGGTCTATTACCACTCTTACAACTGTCGGGTATGGTGATTTGCATCCTGTGACTACGGTGGAGATGGTCTTTGACATATTCTACATGCTTTTCAACCTCGGATTGACATCATATCTGATCGGAAATATGACCAATTTGGTGGTCCATGGGACTAGTCGTACTAGAAAATTT AGGGATGCAATTCAAGCCGCTTCCAGTTTTGCAAATAGGAACCATCTCCCAGAACGTTTACAAGATCAGATGCTTTCCCATCTGTGTTTGAAGTTCAGAACTGACTcagaagggttgcagcagcaAGAGACTCTTGAAGCCCTCCCTAAAGCCATCCGTTCAAGCATTTCACATTTCCTCTTTTATAATCTCGTTGATAAGGCGTACTTGTTCCGCGGGGTATCAAATGATCTTCTTTTCCAGTTA GTCTCAGAAATGAAAGCCGAGTATTTCCCTCCAAAAGAAGATGTTATATTGCAGAATGAAGCACCCACAGACTTCTACATACTAGTTACAGGCGCCGTG GAACTAGTTGTACACAAGAATGGAATAGAACAG GTTGTAGGAGAGCTAAAGACTGGGGACATTTGTGGTGAGATTGGTGTACTTTGTTACAAGCCACAGCTCTTCCAAGTGCGCACTAAAAGATTGAGTCAGTTGCTGCGTTTAAACCGTACTGCATTCCTAAACATTGTCCAGGCGAATGTTGGTGATGGGACCATAATCATGAACAATCTCCTACAG CACTTAAAAGAGATGAATGACCCAGTAATGCAAGGAGTTTTGACGGAGACAGAGAACATGCTAGCTCATGGTAAACTGGACCTTCCGCTATCTCTGTGTTTTGCAACCCTTAGAGGAGATGATCTTCTGTTGCATCAATTACTAAGAAAAGGGGATGATCCAAATGAATCTGATAACAGTGGCCGCACAGCTCTG CATATAGCGGCAGCTAAAGGAAGTGAAAATTGTGTTGTTCTTTTACTAGATTACGGAGCAGATCCAAATAGCAGAG ACTCAGAAGGAAATGTTCCTCTTTGGGAAGCATTAGTCGGGCAACATGATTCAGTGGTTAAGTTGTTAATAGACAATGGTGGAAACCTGTTCTCAGGAGACATTGGACAATTTGCATGCACTGCTGTCGAACAAAACAGTCTAGATTTGCTTAAGAAAATTGTAGAACACGGAGGAGACGTGACACTCCCAAAGAGCAATGGGACAACAGCACTTCATGTTGCTGTTTGCGACGGAAATGTTGAGATAGTTAAGTTTTTGCTAGAACAAGGATGTGATATTGATAAACCTGCTGGCGATGGATGGACCCCCAGAAATTTAGCTGATCAACAAGCTCACGAAGAGATTAAGTTGCTGTTTGCATCCAAGCCAGAACCTAAAATCCAACGTGCAGTTTCAGTTGATCCCGTAACTGATAGcagtaacaataataataatttcattACAAGGTATAGGAGTGAACCCACAATCATTCATCCAATACCAAATGAAGCGGGACGAACTCCATCCATGGAAGTTCTATGGAGAGGAAACCGTCAACGCAGAAGAACGAGCAATTTTCATAATTCACTATTTGGGATCATGTCCGTCGCGCACGCAGGTGATAGAAATTCAAGCAGTGAATATGAGCCTGGGACGCCTGCGCATAATTTACCTGAGCTTTATCCTGCTAGAGTAACTATCAGTTGCCCAGAGGTGGGCGAAACCAAAGGAAAACTTGTTCTATTGCCCAAGTCTCTGGAAGAGCTATTTGGCATCGGTGCTGCGAAATTCGGATTTTCAGCTACTAGAGTTTTAACCAAAAGTAAAGCTGAAATTGATGATATAGGACTGATTCGAGATGGCGATCATCTCATCCTCGTCAGTGATAATTGGACTGTTGGAACATCAGATACATAA